CAACAGGGGCTGGATATTTTGGATTATATGAATATTTTAGAGATAGATAAACCTGTTATCTTTATATCTCAAGAGAAAAGTGTGGAACTTTTATCGAAAGCATTTGCTATGGGCGGGGAGGACTTTATTAGTAAACCGTTTCATATAAAAGAGTTAGAGTTACGAATGTTAAAAGGGATCAGAAAGAAGATCTCAAAAGATGAGATCGAGCTTCCCAATGAATATACCTATATATATTCCGAATATGCAGTTGCAAAACATCACTCTTATATAGATATGACGAAAAAACAGCGCCAGCTTTTATATCTGCTAATTACCAATAAAAACAATTTAGTGACATATTCTATGATATCAGATTATGTATATAACGGTAAAGAGTTTAGTAACAATGCAATAGCAACCCATATCAGAGATATTAGAAAAAAACTACCAGGTATCCCTATAAAAGCTGTTAAAGGGGATGGATATATCTTAAAAGTGTAATTCAAATTTACTGCAGACAAAACTCTATTATGATACAATTACCTAAAATTATTATAGAGATTTTAGAATGAAAAATACTATTGCACTATTGCAAAAACATAATGAATTAAAAGTAATTGATACAGAATTAGATATCTATTTGGAGATCCCACACCTTGCTTACGCTGAGGTAAAAAAAGATGAAGCGGGTAAAGCACTCCTTTTTACAAACGTTATTGATAAAAAAACGGGACATAAGTTTGAAGAGCCTGTACTAATGAATGTATTTGGTTCATTTAAAAGATGTGAACTTCTTTTTGGTCGTAAAATTGAAAGCGTTGCCGAAGAGATTACAAAACTGCTTCACATGAAACCACCTGCATCATTTCGTGAAAAACTTTCAATGGCAGGCGAACTGTTCCAATTAAAAAATATTTTTCCAAAACGTTTAAAATCGAAAGGTGCATGTCAAGAGATCATCCATCTTGAAAATGATATAGACCTTACAAAATTGCCAGTACTTACAACTTGGGAACAAGATGGTGGCCCTTTTATTACTATGGGACAGGTGTATACACAGTCACTTGACGGAGAGATGGTAAATCTTGGGATGTATAGACTTCAGGTATATGATAAAAACCATTTAGGGATGCACTGGCAGATCCATAAAGACTCTTCACACTTCTTCGACCAGTACCAAAAAGCAGGGAAAAAGATGCCTGTATCGATCGGAATAGGGGGAGATCCTCTTTATACTTGGTGTGCAACTGCACCGCTTCCATACGGTGTAAATGAACTCTTAATGTACGGACTTATCAAGAAGCAACCGGCTGAACTTGTAAAATCGATCACAAATCCGCTTTATATTCCAAAAGATGTAGATTACGTGATTGAAGGATGGGTTGATCCTGCTGCGTTAAAAGTAGAGGGGCCATTCGGTGATCATACAGGCTACTACACACTAGAAGAACCTTATCCTGTTTTAGAAGTTTCGGCTATTACGACAAAACGTGATAGAACATTTTTGGCAACAGTTGTTGGAAAACCACCGTTGGAAGATAAATATATGGGCTGGGCAACAGGAAAGATCTTCTTCCCGTTACTAAAAACAACAACACCTGACCTTATTGACTACCATATGCCGGAAAATGCAGGCTTTCATAACCTGATACTTGCTAAGATGCAGCCTCTTTATAAAGGGCATGCAAAACAGTTTATGCACGCTTTTTGGGGAGCAGGGCAGATGAGTTTTGTAAAACATGCAATCTTTGTTGATGAGAATGCACCGTCACTGGAGAACTATGAAGCGTTTGCAACATATGTGCTCAATCGTTTTACTCCAAAATCTATGTTTATTACTGAAGGTATTTTAGATGCACTTGACCACTCTTCACCAGAAGCGTTAGTAGGTGGAAAACTCGGAATCGATGCAACATCGGCAAATAAAGTGGAACCTCCACAACTGCTTGGTGATGCAGAGCTGTTAGAAAAAGTAAAAGAGCTTATCCCTGATGCAGTCGATCTTCACCAGTTTATGAGAAGAACAAACAACCCTATAACAGTAATCAGTGTAAACAAATCCAAAAATGCCCAAGAGTATTTTGATGCATTATTACCACTGAGTACAAACATAAGAATAGTGGTGTTTGTAGATGCTAATAAAAATGATGTACATAATGCTTATATGCTTGTATGGAGAGTCACAAATAATATTGATGCACTTCGTGATATTTACAAGTCTGGATTGATGGTTGGAATTGATGGGACAAACAAAAATGAACTTGACGGTTTTACAAGAGAATGGCCGGATGATGTTGATTGTACAATGTCGGTTGTGAACCATTTAAAAAATATTAGAGTTTGGGATTTAGATGAAGAGTTATTCAAAAAGTTCCAATTGTTATAGGAATATGGTAGTTTTTATTAAATTGATTCAAATCTAAGCTTCATATAATAAATTCTAATGTAATATGAGTTCTATTTATATTTTAAGGCTTGAAAATGACTAAATTTATATTTGTTGCGTCGGCAGCTTTAATACTGTTATTCTCGACAGCTGATGCAGCTATTTATAAAGGACAAAAAGAGTTTGTTAAGAAATGTGTGAAATGTCATGATACCGGACAAAATTTTGTGTCTAGCCACAAAATGAGATACTGGAAAAAGATGATGGCAAAAAAAGGGAAGCGTTTAGCAGAACTTCATTTAGAGAATCCAAAAGCGAAAAAGTCATGGAGTTATTTTAAAAGTAGAAAATATACAAGAAAGACTAAACACCTTAAACAGTTTCTTGTAGAGTATGCTAAAGATAGCGGAAACGTACCTGCTTGTAATTAAAATATTATAAAAATATAGACTTACTCTTTATAAGTCTATATTTCCTCTTTGTAAAATCACCTAATTTCGATAAAATATCAAACTTTTTTAAAAAATTTCAAGGAAACTCTTATGGATAAAATGTGGTCAGGTCGTTTTAGCGCAAGTGCATCAAGTTTATTAGACCAATTCAATGCTTCAATTATGTTTGATAGAAAACTATACTTAGAAGATATAGAAGGTTCATTAGCACATGCAACAATGCTAGAAAAACAAGGTATTTTAACAAAAGAAGAGTTAAAACAAATTACCGATGGTTTAAATCAAGTAAGAACTGAAATAGAGTCAGGCGAGTTTGAGTGGAAAATCTCTGATGAAGATCTTCATATGGGAATTGAGAAGCGTTTAACAGCTCTTATCGGTGATGCAGGGAAAAAACTTCATACTGCACGTAGTAGAAACGATCAAGTTGCTGTTGACTTTAGACGTTGGACACTTAAAAAGAATCTTGTTTTAGTAGAAGCTCTTAAAGCACTCATGAAAGAGGTTTTAGTTGTAGCTGAACAACATACAGAGACTTTAATTCCTGGTATGACACACTTACAACATGCACAACCAATTAATTTTGGTTTCCACTTAGGTGCATACCTTTCAATGTTTAAACGTGATATTGAAAGATTTGAAAGCTCATATGAGAGAAACAACGTTTCACCACTGGGATGTGCAGCATTAGCTGGAACTCCACATAATGTAAACCGTGAAACTACTGCTGATCTTCTTGGATTTGACTCTGTAAGTGTAAACTGTTTAGATACGGTAAGTGACAGAGATTTTGCATTAGAGATCTTATTTAATATCTCAACTATGATG
Above is a window of Sulfurimonas marina DNA encoding:
- a CDS encoding response regulator transcription factor, coding for MKVLIVDENKEFTYELQEYFMKKSIEIDILNSYDKILEEYNQVNLHEYDSFIFEIDSENQQGLDILDYMNILEIDKPVIFISQEKSVELLSKAFAMGGEDFISKPFHIKELELRMLKGIRKKISKDEIELPNEYTYIYSEYAVAKHHSYIDMTKKQRQLLYLLITNKNNLVTYSMISDYVYNGKEFSNNAIATHIRDIRKKLPGIPIKAVKGDGYILKV
- a CDS encoding menaquinone biosynthesis decarboxylase yields the protein MKNTIALLQKHNELKVIDTELDIYLEIPHLAYAEVKKDEAGKALLFTNVIDKKTGHKFEEPVLMNVFGSFKRCELLFGRKIESVAEEITKLLHMKPPASFREKLSMAGELFQLKNIFPKRLKSKGACQEIIHLENDIDLTKLPVLTTWEQDGGPFITMGQVYTQSLDGEMVNLGMYRLQVYDKNHLGMHWQIHKDSSHFFDQYQKAGKKMPVSIGIGGDPLYTWCATAPLPYGVNELLMYGLIKKQPAELVKSITNPLYIPKDVDYVIEGWVDPAALKVEGPFGDHTGYYTLEEPYPVLEVSAITTKRDRTFLATVVGKPPLEDKYMGWATGKIFFPLLKTTTPDLIDYHMPENAGFHNLILAKMQPLYKGHAKQFMHAFWGAGQMSFVKHAIFVDENAPSLENYEAFATYVLNRFTPKSMFITEGILDALDHSSPEALVGGKLGIDATSANKVEPPQLLGDAELLEKVKELIPDAVDLHQFMRRTNNPITVISVNKSKNAQEYFDALLPLSTNIRIVVFVDANKNDVHNAYMLVWRVTNNIDALRDIYKSGLMVGIDGTNKNELDGFTREWPDDVDCTMSVVNHLKNIRVWDLDEELFKKFQLL
- a CDS encoding cytochrome C, producing MTKFIFVASAALILLFSTADAAIYKGQKEFVKKCVKCHDTGQNFVSSHKMRYWKKMMAKKGKRLAELHLENPKAKKSWSYFKSRKYTRKTKHLKQFLVEYAKDSGNVPACN
- the argH gene encoding argininosuccinate lyase, translated to MDKMWSGRFSASASSLLDQFNASIMFDRKLYLEDIEGSLAHATMLEKQGILTKEELKQITDGLNQVRTEIESGEFEWKISDEDLHMGIEKRLTALIGDAGKKLHTARSRNDQVAVDFRRWTLKKNLVLVEALKALMKEVLVVAEQHTETLIPGMTHLQHAQPINFGFHLGAYLSMFKRDIERFESSYERNNVSPLGCAALAGTPHNVNRETTADLLGFDSVSVNCLDTVSDRDFALEILFNISTMMMHISRLSEELIMWSSYEFGFVELSDEYSTGSSIMPQKKNPDVPELLRGKTGRVYGSLMGLLTVMKGLPLAYNKDTQEDKEGVFDAVETAEISLEILKEAIKTMTVKPHNMEKACAIGHLSATDLADYLVEKCNIPFREAHFITGRAVAKGEELGVDLSAMEFKYLKEIDERINEDVMPYLALRHSMNARTSQGGTATVRTLEQLEFFRAYITEQSEDLNV